The Planctomycetota bacterium genomic sequence CCGTGGCGGGGTAGCTCTCCTGGTTCTCCAGCTCGTGCCAGTGGTCTACGTAGGGGTCGTGCACACGCATCTCCGCGCCCATCTCGGCCAGCTTGCGGACGATGAGTTCCGAACCGCTGTAGCGCGTGTCGCCGACGTCCTCTCGGTAGCTCGCCCCGCAGACCAGGACTTCTGCGCCGGCGATGTACCTGCCCATGTTGCGCAGCGCATCGCGCGTGAGTTCGGCCGCGTGCAGGGCCCGGGTGTCGTTGATGTCAATGGCCAGGGGCGTGATCTTGAACACATCGTCTTCGAACCCGAGGATATGCTTGTATGCCCACTGGCCCAGGCCGCCATCTTTGGGCAGGCAGTAGCCGCCGACCCCTGGCCCCGGGAACAGGATGTTGCTGTGGGTCGGCCGCACCTTGATGGCTTGGATGACCTTGACCAGGTCAACGCCGTTCCGCTCCGCGAACAGGCTCCACTCGTCCATGAACGCCAGGATAGCCGCTCGCCACGAGTTCTCCACGATCTTCGTGGTTTCCGACTCGATGGGACGGTCCATCACGGTCAGCGGGTAGTCCTCGGTGTTGAGGACCTCGCTGAGGAACTTTATGACTCGCTCGCGCGCTCTCGGCGTACAGCCCGAGCACACACGCCAGAAGTCCCGGATCGAAGCCACGTAGCTCCTTCCGGGCATGACCCGCTCGAAGCTGTGAGCCAGCAGGGGCGGCGACGAGATGCCGCGCGACCGGAATGCCTTCTCGATGATGGGGCGCGCCACGAACTCGGTGGTCCCAGGAGCCACGGTCGTCTCGATCAGCACGAGGCAGTCGGGCGCGATCTTCGCGCCGATTGTCCTCATGGTCTCCTCAAGCGCGCTCATCTCGGCCTCGCCGCTGCGCAGATTGCCGAGCTCGTTCTTCGTATAGTCGCACTGCACGTCCACCACCACACAGTCGGCCAGGCGAAGACATTCATCGTTGTAGGTGGCGATCAGAGTCCCCTTCTCCAGAACACAGCGCCGGATGATCCGCTCGACCTCGGGGTCTTCGGCCTTGACCGGGGCCTCGCCGCGGTTCAGCAGGGGGATCTTCCAGTAACTCCGCGTGCTCGGGCGCTGACAGCCTATGACGAACTTGGTCGGCTCCCCCGTCTCGCGATCCACGGCATCAGCAACCACCGCGGCCATCACAGCGCCCACAAAACCGATGCCCATGACAACCACGATCTCCTTGCCATCCCCTCTGGCAATCTCCGCCAAGTGCCTAACTCGCTCGTATTCCAACACATATGCTTCGCCAACCGGCACCTCAAAGCGCTCGCCGACCGGGCTGATCGAGTAGCTTGGCATCGGGATTCCCCTCCTCAGAGTCGTTCCCACAGTGGAGCACCATGATATCAGCATGTGATGGACTTGTCAAGTCCATTCACTCCATTGGCCGTCGCCCCATCCTCGTCGCTCGATCCAGGGCAGAGCGGATTCCTTGGCGATTGGACTTGACAGGTCTTTTAGCTCTGTAGTATGATGTTCCTGTTTGCCTGGGCATGGGTCTCACCGACTCGCCTTCATTGGGCTGGGTGCCGACCGGTCGCTGGCCGTGGCCGGGGACTTGTTGCTGTGGGCCATGCCCTGCCGGTCGGCCGGAAGCATCGCGAGCCGGATGATCGAAGGGAGGGGGCGAATGGAAGGCAGCA encodes the following:
- a CDS encoding UDP binding domain-containing protein, which translates into the protein MPSYSISPVGERFEVPVGEAYVLEYERVRHLAEIARGDGKEIVVVMGIGFVGAVMAAVVADAVDRETGEPTKFVIGCQRPSTRSYWKIPLLNRGEAPVKAEDPEVERIIRRCVLEKGTLIATYNDECLRLADCVVVDVQCDYTKNELGNLRSGEAEMSALEETMRTIGAKIAPDCLVLIETTVAPGTTEFVARPIIEKAFRSRGISSPPLLAHSFERVMPGRSYVASIRDFWRVCSGCTPRARERVIKFLSEVLNTEDYPLTVMDRPIESETTKIVENSWRAAILAFMDEWSLFAERNGVDLVKVIQAIKVRPTHSNILFPGPGVGGYCLPKDGGLGQWAYKHILGFEDDVFKITPLAIDINDTRALHAAELTRDALRNMGRYIAGAEVLVCGASYREDVGDTRYSGSELIVRKLAEMGAEMRVHDPYVDHWHELENQESYPAT